The Oryza brachyantha chromosome 7, ObraRS2, whole genome shotgun sequence genomic interval atatgaatataggcCAGacttcttatattatgaaactaagggggtgtttagattgagaaaaattttgggagaagtgtcacgtcaaatgtttgaccggatgtcagaagAGTTTTttgatacgaatgaaaaaacgaatttcatggctagcctggaaccgcgagacgaatcttttgagcctaattaatctatcattagcacatgttggttactgtagcacttatggctaatcatggactaattaggctcaaaagattcgtcttaagatttcttctgtaactgtgtaattagttttttgatttatctatatttaatgctttatttatgtgtccaaaaattcgatgtgatgtttttggaaaaaaaatttaggaattaaggccttgtttagttgtcaAAAAGTTTctcaaaaaacatcatatcaaatctttagatatttaaataaagcattttaaatatagataaactaaaaaactaattgcaaaaTTACGTAAGAaatcgcgagacaaattttttagactaattagtttataattagccataagtgatacagtaaccaacatgtgctaatgacggattaattagacttaaaagattcgtctcgtggtttttaggcagaatctgaaatttattttgtaagtagactacatttaatacttcaaatatatattaaaaacttgatgtgttgtttttgcgaaaattttttttacaaactaaagaATCCCTAAACAAAGCCTAAGGGTGACGAAGGGCGTAGTAAATTCGGCAGCTGTTTGAAACCTGGCCGAGACAAGCGGGTCTTCCGGTGGGTTCCCACATGCTGCATGCGCTTCCTCCCGCCGACGCCTCCCTCCATACACATCACGCTTCACACGTAGCTTTCGTCCCTGATTAATTAAGAGACATGGAATAACCGGTATAGAATTTATGTTACCCCCTGTGAGTGCCATGTGAGGTTTGGATCCATCATGAATCAGTGAGACATTGAGGACGCCAACCGAGtcttttttgataatttttttgttaagtaATTTTGTcctatttgaaaatataccgtttatttttcagtcccTGTATTTAATTCCTCAACCttagatttaaagttgattctgtggttttttttatcgaagtttattttctagccttcgTATTTtaatcgctaaaaacatgtatataaaaactttttataaattatttttatttacaaatataccctTTGGTGTTTATATAGGATTGGtaactttttttacataaaatttaatagtGACAAGTAAATACGAACAGAGGTAATACCTGTCTACATGCAGATCCTCTGGCACATGTGGCTCTTATAGGCTGTATAAGTCCGTCTCTACAATACTATAAGTATAATACTGTAGAGAGGATCTCATTTATTATTCGACGAGTAGAACCGTGATGGCACTAGCACCACTCTCTTGCCATCACCTTCTTGTGTTATGCCACTGTATTTGCTCCTTAAGGTCAAGCTCGTGCGTCCAAGTCCGACTGCCTGATTGATCAATCATGGATTCATGGGGGCATGGGTGGCAATCACCGCAAGAAATTACAAGGTGGGGGTCCATTGCTGACATTGGTGCCATCCTTGTGTGTGCTCTTGTTgtcttttcttatttctttctCCGCGGAATAGGGATATCTCttcagaaaaataaaggaaaatgactcacatcttttcgcttttttaAGAAAGATAAAATGGCTTATTGCAAACGAAAAGTAATTTAGGGtaaatacttttatgtatatgtttatagtgattaaaaacaaatactgtAAAAAACCACAAATCAACTTGAAAatgaagttttaaaatttcaaaatttgtttataaGAAGAAACTAGCGAAAAGATGGAAGCACACTCAAATAATATTCTATTTCCCTCGATAAATCTTGTCTCACATTTTCGCATTTTCTATGATACTCACCCTATTGGTAAGAaaaaagtctttttttttacctaaacCATCTTGTCCGAATATATTGTAATCATGTATGTGTTCTTTTgatgataaaagataaaatattatctgattttttaaagcaattcaATGGTATAAACAATACAATTAACTACCATAAAATTAAGAATCTACTATAATAGGTgagataattaactttttatataaccTTTTCAACATACACAATGTTTAGCATTTTAGAAAAGCGTGCGCATAAAAACCgaaaaaataatcaagaaGGGATAGTGTAATTGATCAAACGCAACTCATGTTCTTTACTTAAGAAGTCTTTGCACAACCATGTATATATCACTTATTTTCATCTTGAATCAGCTATAGCTATAAACTTAATCCTAATTATATTATGTGCGATATTTGGGTACACTTTTTCCCCAAATCACTAGTCCTCTATCCCTCTCTAGAATGAAAACCACACATGTTAAGTCCATTCCAAGAAAGCAATGTGCAAGAGAGGCCGCCTCAAACCCCTTTCAACCTCTTTACTACTCcactctataaataaataatcccACCTCGCtaacaaacaaacacacacacaccaaccCCCGCAAGAACAGCTAAGCCAAGTTGCGGCCATGGTGTTCGACGCGGGgaccggcagcggcggcggctcgccggcggtggggAACCCTCTCCGCGTGATCCTGACGGCGGCGTTCGCTCGGCAGGTGGCGGTGGGGCGGTGGTTCACGGTGTTCGCGAGCCTGCTGATCCTGACGGCGTCGGGAGCGACGTACATCTTCGGCATCTACTCGCGGGCGCTGAAGGAGGCGCTGGGCTACGACCAGAGGACGCTCAACACCGTCTCCTTCTTCAAGGACCTCGGCGCCAACCTCGGCGTGCTCTCGGGCCTCATCAACGAGGTGACGCCGCCGTGGGTGGTGCTGGCCATCGGCGCCGCCATGAACCTGTCGGGGTACCTGATGGTGTACCTCGCCGTGGCCGGGAGGACGGGCGCGCCGCCGGTGTGGCTGGTGTGCCTGTACGTGTTCGTCGGGGCCAACTCGCAGTCGTTCGCCAACACCGGCGCGCTGGTCACCTGCGTCAAGAACTTCCCGGAGAGCCGCGGCGTGGTGCTGGGGATACTGAAGGGGTTCGTCGGCCTCAGCGGCGCCGTGTACACGCAGCTCTACCTGGCGTTctacggcgacgacgccaAGTCGCTGATCCTGCTCATCGCgtggctgccggcggcggtgtcggtgGTGTTCGTCCACACGATACGGATCATGCCgtacccgcgccgccgcggcgggcagGAGACGAGCAGCGACCCGTTCTTCTGCTTCCTCTACATCTCCATCGGCCTCGCCTGCTACCTCCTCGTCATGATCGTCGTGCAGAGGCAGTTCGCCTTCTCCCGCACCGCCtacgcctgcgccgccgccgcgctcctcatcatcctcttcctcccgcTCTGCGTCGTCATCAAGCAGGAGTTCAAGATCCACCGCGAGCGCCAggagctcgacgccgccgaaCTGCCGCCGACCATCGCCGTCCTCGACCACGTCCAAATGTCGAACACCACCACCAAGAAGGAGAAAGAGACAGAGACGGAagcagagcagcggcggcctTCGTCTCcagcgccggcggaggcgtgTTCGTCGTGCATGGGCAGGTGGGTGAAGACCATgttccggccgccggcgaggggggAGGACTACACCATCCTGCAGGCGCTGGTGAGCGTGGACATGCTGGTGCTGTTCGTGGCGACCATCTGCGGCGTCGGCGGGACGCTGACGGCGATCGACAACATGGGACAGATCGGGCAGTCGCTGGGCTACCCGGCGAAGAGCATCAACACCTTCGTCTCGCTCATCAGCATCTGGAACTACGCCGGCCGCGTCACCGCCGGCTTCGCCTCGGAGGTGTTCCTCGAGCGGTACCGCCTCCCGCGGCCGCTCATGCTCACCGGtgtgctcctcctcgccggcgccggccacctCCTCATCGCGCTCGGCGTGCCGCGGTCGCTCTACGCCGCCTCCGTCA includes:
- the LOC102709579 gene encoding protein NUCLEAR FUSION DEFECTIVE 4-like, which translates into the protein MVFDAGTGSGGGSPAVGNPLRVILTAAFARQVAVGRWFTVFASLLILTASGATYIFGIYSRALKEALGYDQRTLNTVSFFKDLGANLGVLSGLINEVTPPWVVLAIGAAMNLSGYLMVYLAVAGRTGAPPVWLVCLYVFVGANSQSFANTGALVTCVKNFPESRGVVLGILKGFVGLSGAVYTQLYLAFYGDDAKSLILLIAWLPAAVSVVFVHTIRIMPYPRRRGGQETSSDPFFCFLYISIGLACYLLVMIVVQRQFAFSRTAYACAAAALLIILFLPLCVVIKQEFKIHRERQELDAAELPPTIAVLDHVQMSNTTTKKEKETETEAEQRRPSSPAPAEACSSCMGRWVKTMFRPPARGEDYTILQALVSVDMLVLFVATICGVGGTLTAIDNMGQIGQSLGYPAKSINTFVSLISIWNYAGRVTAGFASEVFLERYRLPRPLMLTGVLLLAGAGHLLIALGVPRSLYAASVIIGFCFGAQWPLVFAIISEVFGLKYYSTLYNFGGMASPVGSYILNVRVAGRLYDAEADRQPGRGLAAGAGRDKVCLGVDCFKHSFLIITAATVFGALVSLVLVWRTWSFYKGDIYARFRDGSAAGEGAGGRLPVEQPQRRRRRPEEEESTAV